In Populus nigra chromosome 1, ddPopNigr1.1, whole genome shotgun sequence, one genomic interval encodes:
- the LOC133703368 gene encoding uncharacterized protein LOC133703368, giving the protein MADWGPVVIAVVLFVLLSPGLLFQFPGRRRVVEFGNMQTSGTAILVHTIIFFGLITIFLVVMGVNIYTG; this is encoded by the coding sequence atggcAGACTGGGGGCCCGTGGTGATAGCAGTGGTGCTGTTTGTGCTGTTGAGTCCAGGATTGCTATTCCAGTTTCCGGGGAGGAGAAGAGTTGTTGAGTTTGGGAACATGCAGACTAGTGGAACAGCGATACTGGTCCATACCATCATCTTCTTTGGTCTCATAACCATCTTTCTCGTTGTTATGGGTGTTAACATTTACACAGGATAG